Genomic window (Pelodiscus sinensis isolate JC-2024 chromosome 17, ASM4963464v1, whole genome shotgun sequence):
CAGGCGTTGGGCATGCAGGATGCCATGTACCATTTCATAGTGCAGATCGTGTTCACTCTGAGTCATGAAGATTCTGTGCTTGAGGCTAAATGATGTTGAAGGCCTGGCTAGAAGAGGCTCATGGCAGCTTGGTAAGATTGATGCCTGTGAGAGATTCTCGTGTGTGCACTGAATCCCCTGGGCTGATTCTGTTTCAGGCTCATCTGCCCTTTGCTGTTGTTGGCAGCACGGAGGAAGTGAAAGTTGGAAACAAGCTGGTGAGAGCTCGCCAGTACCCCTGGGGGGTGGTACAAGGTAAGGATGTCAGCCGCAGGGCACGTTGCAGGGCTGGGACTCCCTCGCTGTGAGTGTATGCTCACGCTCTCTCCTGCACGTCTCCCTTCTGCCACCATGTCTGTGTGTTGGGTGCCAGGGCAAGAGACCCGAGGACTCTGCATCACCATTGAAGGCTGCTTTGTTGAATCGAGTTTATCAGGCGCTTGAACCTTGCCTGAAGCTGTGGCGTGATTACAGCTGGGTCATACCAGCAGGTGCATTTGCTGTGCTACAACCAGGCTGGAAAAGGGTTCTGAGTTTCTGGCATCAGCAGAGGGAGAGgttccagcagggaaaaccttagGAGCAGCCCATGTTCAGGACTAAAATTTACAATGAGCTGTTGTCACCAAGGAAACTCAACCCCTGGAAGGAGAGTTGGCTTTCTACAATGTGCATGAACTCGTCTCAGAGCAGGGTGGGAACTCCAGCTGCTCCCGAGGctctttctgcttctctctcATCCGTGCCGAATGTCTGGGTGAGGGACTGTGACTCTCCCTAGTTCAGTGTGTGTTGACTTGTTCAGGGTGTTTCTGGAGGGGATCGCTCCATGCTGTGCTAGGACGACTGGGGAAGTACAAGTGTCCTCCCTCGAGCGCTGCTCCTTTGGGAGCCCCTTTCGAAACGTGTGCTGTGCTGCCTGGGTGGGATctttcccctcagccccatgctgGCGAAGTAACAGCTCAGAACGGCGCATCGAACCGAGTTAAAAGGAAATGCATTTTCCTGGATTTTATTTCCTCTGTTCCCTGAGTTATGGCAAAGGCCTGGTAACAAAATCACCCCTGTCCACCCTTGTGTGCTCGTCCTGTCTCCCTTTGGTGACACCTATTTCCATGGTTAGCAGTGTGTGCAAGGCACCAAGTCTcataggcaatgttccctctaattttttccatccaggtgcggaataaatgttatgtgcattgaggcatatgcagatgtgcaccaccagtcgggacacaggctgctggctctgggtgctctgctaatcagctgggtggcatttgaatctctcctgggtggctgcccaaacaCTCATCTTGCAGGGAACAGAGCTTAGGTCCTCTCATTGAACAGCCATTAATTCCTTTGTGCTCAGGACCCCTCGCTCTCAGAAATGCTGTCCTAGCCCTAGAACTTGCACCCTTGTCAGCAGCAGAGTCCTGCCTCGGTAGATTCTTCTggaagggaaaagccctctttCCGCAATGCTCTCCTGTTGGAAAACTTAGCTCATTGCCCCAGTGGTACAAATTCCCTGAGAGAGAACCTCACTGGGGTTAGTCAGTCCTGTTGTGTCCCTTCCTTCCAACCCCCCTACCCCACGTTTGCTGACTTTCTTCCCTTCTGTTCAGTCGAGAACGAAAGTCACTGCGACTTCGTGAAACTGCGAGAAATGCTGATCCGCGTCAACATGGAAGATCTTCGGGAACAGACTCACACTCGCCACTATGAACTGTATAGACGGTGCAAGCTGGAGGAGATGGGGTTCAAGGACACAGATCCTGACAGCCAGCCTTTCAGGTGCGTGACCTTTCCGTATCCCCACCCTATTTCCAGTAGCATTCCGCTCCTGAGCCTGCAAACCTTCCATCAGCTGGAACCCCCTTGGGCAGAGAGCTTGCTACACGAGACCCCTCCACTGAGAACTGCTAACATTGATAATCTCTCTGCTGATTGAGTTATTTCTCTTTTCCCCATTCCCTCTGCCTTCAAGCCATGTAGAAGGGTGTAGCCTTGCTAGTCACTATCGAGTAATGCCATAGCATCTCATTTGCTTTCGATCCAGCCTTCAAGAAACCTACGAGACCAAAAGAAAAGAATTCCTTGGTGAGCtgcagaagaaagaggaagaaatgaGGCAAATGTTTGTTAACAAAGTCAAGGAGACAGAGTTGGAActgaaagagaaggaaagagaggtGGGTGTGTCGGAGGCCTGTGAGATGGGCCCACACGTGCAGAGGTGGATGAAGTATGATGAGTATTTGAAAGATGCGAGCTGAGCACTGTGCTCTCAGTAAAGTAACAGCCTCCCCTTGTAGCAAATCCCAGCACCTGAGCCAGGGTCCCAAATGCATGCAGTGGTATCTAGCTAGAAGCTTATGTGGATCTGAACACTTCACAGACATGAATGAATTTATCTCCCCAGTAGCTGGCTTGGTAGGAAGTTATTCCCCTTGTACAGGTGAGGGGGAGAGGCACAGAGGATGACATTTGGAAGGCCACCTTAGGGTTTGTCTGCCCAGCATTTTGGAGCAAGCAGGAGTGAGTGGGAGCTCGGATTCTGAAACGTAGCAGAGCCCAACCTGCAACTGCAAAGTACTATCTCTACAGCTATTTTTAGAGCATTAGTGCAGTCCTGGCTAGCCTGAGTCTGTTGATCCACGTTTGGGGGACTCACTGCAaaatgctgtatagacatacccttagggtaagTCCAGCTGCAAGCCAATGAGGGCTTAGATTCTTCTGAAAATGTTACTCTCTGTGCCTCCTCTCCAGTACAATAGCAATAATTGCATAAGTGTCATTGAGGATCAGGGACCTCCtaagcaatgttctctctaatcttttccatccatgtgcagaataaaatttatatatgcacagaggcatgtgcaaatgtgcacctctagtagaaacacaaaacctagctgtgggcgccctgctaatcaggtgggcggcatttgaatctctcccgagTGACCATCCAAGCACAtaccttacagggaacattgctgcaAAGCCATTTTTATGCGTCTAAAAATTAAGGACAGCTTTTCAGAGGAGATGGCCACCCCACTCATCCAGTGCCCTACACGTAaggccatccttcctctctttAGAAGGAGAGATCAAGACAGACAATGCTGAGCAGGTCACGTTGTCTTGCCCTTTATGTAAAAAGGCTGCTTATGTGCAAAACACAGGTAGTTTAGGCCCCTGTCCTTCAGCAAGGTCAGCAATTTCAGCCCCTTAGTCCTGTGCTGAATTTCTCTGACCTCAGTGGGATTCTGCACAGCAGCGAGAGTCTGATACTGGTCCATGGTGAGAAGTGGGACTTGGGGTAGCCCCCAGCAGTAGGCTGGGGATGCTCTGGCTCAATGGGTCTGTCTTCTACCAGCTACATGAAAAGTTTGAGCATTTGAAGAGGATACATCAGGAAGAGAAGAAGAaggtggaggagaagaggagggatTTGGAGGAGGAGATGAACGCCTTCAACAGGCGAAAAGTCGCTGTTGAAACCCTGCAGTCTCAGTCCTTGCAAGCGACTTCACAACAGCCCTTTAAGAAGGATAAAGACAAGAAAAAGTAAGTGGTTTAACTTCAACCTTTTCCGGCCATTCCTACTATTTTATTCTTCCAACAGCTTGTTCATTTGCCAAAGAAACAAACACAGCAAAGCACTGCACCAGTGTAGCTGCCCGAGCATTTTGCAAAAACTAGTAAATTCAGGGGGGCTTTCTAAATCAGAAGCCAGCATCCTTCCAATCCCCTCAAAAGGGTCAGGTTATATCTGTCCCCTGTAGAAGCCTTGGTGCCTGAAGAGGAAGTGGACTTGTCTATTAAGACTTGGAGAGTCAGGGGACATTTGTGACCATCTGCTCGATGGCCAATTCAAGGCGCTGGCTCACCATGGTTAGCCTTAGAGAAATGAGTTGCCACTTTCctggaagagggaagaggaagtaCCCAAAAGTGTAGTGTCTTTCAGGCATGGCTGCCTGCAGTGCAGTAACATTATTGTGAGCTGCAGGGTTGGGGACTGTTTGTAGGATGCCGAAGGGTTATTGGCTTTTC
Coding sequences:
- the SEPTIN8 gene encoding septin-8 isoform X4 produces the protein MNTLFNTTFETEEASHYENAVRLRPRTYDLQESNVHLKLTIVDAVGFGDQINKDESYRPVVDYIDTQFENYLQEELKIRRSLFNYHDTRIHVCLYFITPTGHSLKSLDLVTMKKLDSKVNIIPIIAKADTISKSELHKFKIKIMSELVSNGVQIYQFPTDDEAVAEINSVMNAHLPFAVVGSTEEVKVGNKLVRARQYPWGVVQVENESHCDFVKLREMLIRVNMEDLREQTHTRHYELYRRCKLEEMGFKDTDPDSQPFSLQETYETKRKEFLGELQKKEEEMRQMFVNKVKETELELKEKERELHEKFEHLKRIHQEEKKKVEEKRRDLEEEMNAFNRRKVAVETLQSQSLQATSQQPFKKDKDKKN